CCGTCTGAGAAAGGACCAGAATTGTTGTTAGAGTAGAATCGGTGTTTACATGTTTGCATGCACAGCAGCAGTAGATACTATGTCCAACCAAAATAGAACACAGATCTTGTTGCACCAGGGTTGAAGAGAAAGGGGAAGTTCAATAATGACAACATTATTATAAGATAATGCTAACCTCTTCAGGACCCAGAAATCCCATTGCGAGCAGGACTAAATCAGCTTCAATAATTTCTTCGGAACCTTCGACTTCCTTGAATTGGAACCTTCCACTGGCATCCTTCTCCCAACTGACGCGCACAACCTCAAGTCCTTTTAATGTTCCATTCTCATCTCCAATAAAACGTTTTGTCAACACTTCATAAGACCTTGGGTCCTGACCAAACTTGGTAGCAGCTTCCTGATGCCCATAATCTACACGGAATACCCGTGGCCACTGCCAATTTTGAAGAAACAGAAAGTTCATTTTGTTGCCCGGGAAGCTAGTCAAAGAAATATAGGAGAGAAAGAAAGGAGGAAACTAATGAAGAATGGAAAAAGCAGAGATGGAGAACGAACTTAAGCCAGAACAAATGATGTCATTATTCACTCAACATAACTTCAGCAGGACCAAAAGTTAGCAGAAGTGGTTCAATTTGAAATATGAGAACGAATATTAACAACCGCTATAAAGTAGCCCAAAAGGGTAAGATTTTGTAATGCAGATACTGGAAGCAGAAAAAAGTTTAAACCTGAGGCCAAGGGTTGCCTGGAGCCCTGGTAGCTGGTGGTTTAGGGAGAAGTTCTAGATTTACAATGCTGGTGCACCCATGTCTGATTGATGTCCCGATACAGTCCGTGCCAGTGTCACCTCCACCAATCACCACTACTTTCTTTCCCTTGGCAGAGATGTACTTTCCATCCTGAAGATTGCTATCAAGAAGGCTTTTTGTATTTGCATGAAGAAACTCCATGGCAAAATGGACTCCAGAAAGATCTCTCCCAGGAACAGGAAGGTCCCTGCAAAATTGGCACATGGGTAGGTTATCTATGTACTCAATCTCGTAATATTATTGATAGTATTCAATGAATTGCAGAAATCAATTTTGCGCACCTTGGTTTTGTGGCTCCCACCGCCAACACAATTGCATCATGCTCTTCACGAAGCTGATCTATAGAGTATAGTGGATCTTTTCCTACATTAGCGTTAACTACAAATTTCACTCCTTCCTTTTCCATGAGATTAACCCGTCTCTGAACTACATCAATTTTGTCAGTCTTCATGTTCGGCACACCATACATCATTAATCCACCAATTCTGTCAGCACGCTCAAAAACTGTCACAGAGtgtccttttttatttaactgaTCAGCAGCAGCCAAACCAGCAGGCCCACTTCCAACAATCGCAActctttttctaaaataggTAAAGTTAAATCAGAGTTAAATTCCACAtctgaaatgaaataatatatttatgtataagtATAATTATCCGAAACCTAATGCAAATACAAAACAGCATTACTGCAGCATTCCAAGGACAAAAGGCATACCCTGATCTTGTCTGAGGAGGCTGGGGTACCATCCACCCCTCCTCAAAAGCTTTATCAATAATAGAGCACTCAATTGATTTGATAGACACAGGATTTTCTATGATACCAAGTACACAAGATCCTTCACAAGGAGCAGGGCATACACGACCTGTGAACTCTGGGAAGTTGTTAGTTTCCAAAAGTCTATCCAATGCTTCTCGCCATCTGTTCTGGTAAACCAACTCATTGAATTCTGGTATCTTATTTCCAAGAGGGCATCCAGAATTCTCCTGCAAGACAAAATCCCATTTATAACAACTTAGGCCTTAGTCCTCAAGATGATTCTTCTTACAAGTACTGCAGAACTTCTGTTACCTGATGACAAAAAGGAGTACCGCAATCCATACAGCGAGCCGACTGTGTTTTCAACAATGGTCCTGGTTTTGATTCCTCCATAACTTCATTCCAGTCATTCATCCTAACAGTCGGGTCCCTGTACGAAACGCCCTCCCTCTCATATGCAACAAAACCCCGATGTTTGACAGCATCAGGAACCCTAGTTGGCCTCTTTTCTGGTTCTTGTTCCTCAACCTATccaatcaaaaaattaaaaatggatcTTCATGATTGGTACAAAGTTCAAAACACATAGGTCAACTTAGTAAACTGCACTTGATGAATGCACTAGTAAAAAACTGTGTAGGTCAAACTGTCAAGGCACAGTTTTTGCAATGTCTCTGCACCTGTGAACTCATTTCTGTCCTAGCATGCAGCACAGGATGAGGATTTCACAAAGCAAGCAGCCAACTAAGTGCCTCAAAAAATACCTGGGGAGTTTCATTGATAGATGCTGCTGCCATCTTCTTAAGCTCTTCAAAAGCATCCTTCTCCTTCAactctgcttcttcttctgccTCGGCCTCTTTGGCTGCAACTTCAGCTGTCTTCTCTGAAATTTCATCCACTTTCTTATTTGCTAGAATGCGTTTATAGTCACGAGGGAAGACCTTGACAAACTTCTTAAGAAGGGAATCAAAATCTGAAAGGACATCCCTAGCTAATTGGCTGTTTGTGTGACGCTGATGCTGTTGTATCATCATTCTGAGCATCAAAatatcatcttcatcttccactGGATCAAGATCTACCAACTCTTGATTGCACCGAGAACTGAAAGTTGAATCAACATCAAGAACGTAGGCAATGCCCCCACTCATGCCAGCAGCAAAATTTCTACCAGTCTTTCCCAGCACTACAACAGTGCCCCCAGTCATGTACTCACATCCATGATCACCAACACCTTCAACTACAGCTTTAACACCAGAATTACGAACAGCAAATCTTTCTGCTgccattccattaaaataaGCCTCCCCATTTGTGCCCCCATAAAGAGCTACATTACCAATGACAATATTTTCCTTCGGATCGAAGTTGCTACCTTTAGGGGGGTATACAATAATTCTCCCTCCTGACAGGCCCTTCCCTACATAATCATTGCTATCCCCTTCAAGCTCCAATGTAATGCCAGGACATAGAAAAGCACCAAGACTCTGACCTGCACTTCCATTAAGTTTGATATGAATTGTATCTGAAGGAAGTCCCGCCATTCGATAGCGTTTCGTCACTTCATGGCTTAGCATGGTTCCAACTGCTCGGTTTACATTGCATACAGGAGATTCAATGTATACAGAAACACTTTTATCCAAGGCAGGTTTAGCTAAAGTTATTAGTTTGTTGTCTAAAGCCATGTCCAGCCCATGGTCCTGTTTCTGCACGCAATACTGCGCAGCATCTGGTCTGATGTCAGCAGCTGGGCGAAGTAGAAGGGACAGATCAATGTTCTTAAGCTTCTCATTGTTTTTTGCCACGTCTTTATCCAGTTCAAGCATGTCTGCACGGCCAACCATTTCATTGAGTGTTCGAAAACCAAGCTGAGACATAATCTCCCTTAATTCCTCTGCCAGCATGAAGAAGAAGTTGATGACATGTTCAGGTTCACCAGCAAACTTTTCCCTAAGAACTGGATCTTGAGTTGCGATACCAACAGGGCATGTGTTTTTGTGGCATTTTCGCATCATGATGCAACCCAGCGTTATGAGGGGAGCAGTGCTGAAACCAAACTCCTCCGCACCAAGAAGCGCAGCAACAGCTACATCTCGTCCAGTCTTCAGTTGGCCATCAGTCTGAAGAACAGTTCGACCACGAAGATCATTCGCCACTAAGGTTTGATGTGTCTCTGCTAGACCAAGTTCCCAAGGAACACCAGCACTTTTTATGCCTGTCCATCTTGAAGCCCCGGTACCGCCGTCATGACCAGAAATCAAAACATGATCAGCATGACCCTTAACAACCCCACTGGCAATCACTCCCACACCAGCTTCAGAAACCAACTTCACACTAATGCGGGCATCAGGATTTGCATTCTGCAAAAATTATAACAGAAAATTCATGAAAGCCAGATTGACAACCAATGCATAAGTGGACAACCATGATGATGATATACAATCATTCCCAACATATCCACGTTCAAGTAAATTACTAAAAGATAAGAGTAAAACTGACGAGGCATGGAAATATACCTTGAGGTCGTGAATCAGTTGTGCTAGATCTTCAATGGAATAAATGTCATGATGGGGAGGAGGACTGATAAGGCCCACACCAGCTGTAGAATTCCTAGTTACAGCAATGTCACCAATTACCTTGTGTCCTGGAAGTTCACCTCCTTCACCAGGTTTTGCTCCCTGCATCATGAAATCTCAAATGTCAAAAACGTACTAATCATTTGGTATAAAACATGTGAAATGAACATTCTCACCAAATGCCAAATTCAGGTATCATTAAATGATGCAAAGACACCACAAGGTGCTTTGCTGACACGGCGTCATCTGTCCATGACGTAAATTCATAAACAAAAGACTGTTGTTCCTACCCAAGCACAGGAGATAAAAGAAAGGCATGACAAGACAACAGAACAGATCCATGCAAATCCCCTTTTAGATGAAAAGGATAACATATGAGTACCTGAGCCATCTTTATTTGTAATTCATCCGCATTTGTAAGATAATAGCTGGAAACTCCAAATCTTCCACTGGCAACCTGTTTTATGGAACTCCTCTTTGGATTTCGTGAACCATCTGCAAGAGGCTCCATACGAGATGGTTCTTCACCTCCCTCACCTGTTTGCAATAGGTTAAAAATACATAGACAGCTTAGATGAAGTTTCATGTATTGCAAAAGAACAATGAACAAGCAATTGAGGCACATTGCAACCGAAGATTACCAGTGTTCGACTTTCCCCCAATCTGGTTCATTGCTTCAGCCAGTGTTGTGTGAGCCTCCAATGAGATAGAACCATAGCTCATTGCTCCAGTACAAAAACGTTTTACAATCACGCTAGCTGGTTCAACTTCTTCAAGAGGAACCTTTACCTCAGcttctttaaatttcagaAGCCCTCTCAAATTACATGACTTATTCAGTTCCTGAACACGGTTAGAGTACTCTTTATAGGCAGCTACACTGTTTGATTTAGCAGCCTCTTGTAACTTTGAAATGGCAAGGGGATCATTTAAGTGGATCTCACCACCTTTTCTCCAGTGATAATCTCCTGGATTAGGAAGTGCTATGGCCTCAGCACTACCAGGTGGTAAGGCACGCGTTGGGAAGGCCAGCTCATGCAAGTGAAGTGCATCAAGTGCGAGTGCTTCAAAAGTTGCACCCTCCACTCTGCTTGGAGTTCCTATAAAACAACGTTCCATCACCTCTGATGACAGGCCAACGGCCTCAAATATCTGAGCACCCTTATATGAGGCCAGAGTTGAAATACCCATCTTGGCTAGAACCTTCATCATGCCATAGTTGCTTGCCTTATAATATTTCTTGACAAGCTCATCCTTTGAGTGGAACTCACCAGTTGGTTTGGGAGGAATTTTCCCATCAACTTGCAATCTCCAAATGGCTTCTACGGCCAAGTAAGGACAGATTGCATCTGCACCAAATCCTACAAGTGTACAAAAATGATGCACTTCCCGGGGCTCCGCAGATTCAATAATCAATGCAACACGAGTTCGTTCAAGCTTCTTCACTAAGTGATGATGTACGGCACCAACAGCCAAGAGGGAGCTAACCGCAACACGCTTTGGTGAGAAAGCTGCATTATACAAGAATCGAAGATACtagtaactaaaaaaattatgataaaaggAACAAGAACATAAGGCACAATTATAACCATATCTTCCAAGTTTCAGGATGGACTACCTCGATCAGAAAGCACCAGAGTCGTATATCCTTCCTTGATTGCATCATGTGCTTCGTTACATATCCTGTCTAGGGTCTCCTCCAAGCCCTTCCTACCACAATCCTTGGAGTAGGTAATGTCAAGAACTTTACTTTTCCAACCTCGGTAGTTCATCTTTTTCATTGCTTCCATTTCATCAATGGTTAGGAGAGGTCCTTTCAGTGACAGGCGATGGCATTGTTCTTCTGTGGTCTCTGTCAGATCGCCTTCTGGACCAATCATGCATTCCGTGGAGGTAACAATCTTCTCCCGAATAGGGTCTATTGGAGGGTTAGTGACCTGAGCAAACATCTGCTTGAAGTACTCGAATGTAAGTTTCCCCCTGTTAGACATCACAGCCAATGGAGCATCATTCCCCATTGAACCGAGGGCCTCAATGCCATCTTTTGCCATTGGCAGTAAAAGCATTTCCAGAGATTCCACAGTATAACTGCACAGAGACAACATGTATTCAATCATgagcaacaaaaaatgaaatatacatCACCcacaaatatatgtatatatatgagaCAAAGTACCCAAACGCCTTCAATGGTGACAAAATCCCATGCATTCCCATGTTTTCCATATCTTCGTCATCAGAAGATGCCTAAAAAGTTGTGAATTGTTAGCTTGTGAGAATGAGTATAAGATCAATGATGGGACTGAAAATTTGCTAACCGGTAAAACACCAGCTATAGTAGGAGGAGTTCGGTCTGATTCTGGAACGGATTCAACTATGTCCTTCAATTGCAGCTTTTGCCTCTTTAGCCACTCACCATAAGGTCTTGCGAGTGAGTATTGTTGCTTCAAGGCTTCATCATCAACCACAACATGCTTCTCAAAATCAACAAGAAGCATCATACCAGGATTAAGTCTTCCTTTTCTGGCTACATCTTCTGGGGGGATGTCAACGACGCCTACTTCACTTGCCATGATAACTCTGCCACTGTGTGTAACATAAAATCTACCAGGACGTAACCCATTTCTGTCTAATGTTGCTCCAAGATAGTGTCCATCGGTAACTGCAAATCATCTATGTAAGAGCCAAGCAAATATTAGTCTGGTGTAATTATATTACTCTTCAAAAAGGACATACATGATATAAGAGCAGGACCATCCCATGGCTCCATCAGAGCTGAGAAATATTCATAAAGAGCCCTTCGGTCAGGgtccatatttttatcattttgccAGGCTTCGGggatcatcatcatcatagCTTCGGGGAGACTTCTACCAGCTCTAACCAAAAGCTCGAGTACACCATCAAATGAACCTAAATGCAattccatagtaatatttttagtcagCACCTAATAGGGGCATCAAGCCATTGGAATTGAA
The genomic region above belongs to Salvia hispanica cultivar TCC Black 2014 chromosome 3, UniMelb_Shisp_WGS_1.0, whole genome shotgun sequence and contains:
- the LOC125213411 gene encoding glutamate synthase [NADH], amyloplastic isoform X3, with the protein product MRVLGHNGEINTLRGNVNWMRAREGLLKCKELGLSKTEMKKLLPIVDASSSDSGSFDGVLELLVRAGRSLPEAMMMMIPEAWQNDKNMDPDRRALYEYFSALMEPWDGPALISFTDGHYLGATLDRNGLRPGRFYVTHSGRVIMASEVGVVDIPPEDVARKGRLNPGMMLLVDFEKHVVVDDEALKQQYSLARPYGEWLKRQKLQLKDIVESVPESDRTPPTIAGVLPASSDDEDMENMGMHGILSPLKAFGYTVESLEMLLLPMAKDGIEALGSMGNDAPLAVMSNRGKLTFEYFKQMFAQVTNPPIDPIREKIVTSTECMIGPEGDLTETTEEQCHRLSLKGPLLTIDEMEAMKKMNYRGWKSKVLDITYSKDCGRKGLEETLDRICNEAHDAIKEGYTTLVLSDRAFSPKRVAVSSLLAVGAVHHHLVKKLERTRVALIIESAEPREVHHFCTLVGFGADAICPYLAVEAIWRLQVDGKIPPKPTGEFHSKDELVKKYYKASNYGMMKVLAKMGISTLASYKGAQIFEAVGLSSEVMERCFIGTPSRVEGATFEALALDALHLHELAFPTRALPPGSAEAIALPNPGDYHWRKGGEIHLNDPLAISKLQEAAKSNSVAAYKEYSNRVQELNKSCNLRGLLKFKEAEVKVPLEEVEPASVIVKRFCTGAMSYGSISLEAHTTLAEAMNQIGGKSNTGEGGEEPSRMEPLADGSRNPKRSSIKQVASGRFGVSSYYLTNADELQIKMAQGAKPGEGGELPGHKVIGDIAVTRNSTAGVGLISPPPHHDIYSIEDLAQLIHDLKNANPDARISVKLVSEAGVGVIASGVVKGHADHVLISGHDGGTGASRWTGIKSAGVPWELGLAETHQTLVANDLRGRTVLQTDGQLKTGRDVAVAALLGAEEFGFSTAPLITLGCIMMRKCHKNTCPVGIATQDPVLREKFAGEPEHVINFFFMLAEELREIMSQLGFRTLNEMVGRADMLELDKDVAKNNEKLKNIDLSLLLRPAADIRPDAAQYCVQKQDHGLDMALDNKLITLAKPALDKSVSVYIESPVCNVNRAVGTMLSHEVTKRYRMAGLPSDTIHIKLNGSAGQSLGAFLCPGITLELEGDSNDYVGKGLSGGRIIVYPPKGSNFDPKENIVIGNVALYGGTNGEAYFNGMAAERFAVRNSGVKAVVEGVGDHGCEYMTGGTVVVLGKTGRNFAAGMSGGIAYVLDVDSTFSSRCNQELVDLDPVEDEDDILMLRMMIQQHQRHTNSQLARDVLSDFDSLLKKFVKVFPRDYKRILANKKVDEISEKTAEVAAKEAEAEEEAELKEKDAFEELKKMAAASINETPQVEEQEPEKRPTRVPDAVKHRGFVAYEREGVSYRDPTVRMNDWNEVMEESKPGPLLKTQSARCMDCGTPFCHQENSGCPLGNKIPEFNELVYQNRWREALDRLLETNNFPEFTGRVCPAPCEGSCVLGIIENPVSIKSIECSIIDKAFEEGWMVPQPPQTRSGKRVAIVGSGPAGLAAADQLNKKGHSVTVFERADRIGGLMMYGVPNMKTDKIDVVQRRVNLMEKEGVKFVVNANVGKDPLYSIDQLREEHDAIVLAVGATKPRDLPVPGRDLSGVHFAMEFLHANTKSLLDSNLQDGKYISAKGKKVVVIGGGDTGTDCIGTSIRHGCTSIVNLELLPKPPATRAPGNPWPQWPRVFRVDYGHQEAATKFGQDPRSYEVLTKRFIGDENGTLKGLEVVRVSWEKDASGRFQFKEVEGSEEIIEADLVLLAMGFLGPEETVADKLGVDKDNRSNFKADYGRFSTNVEGVFAAGDCRRGQSLVVWAISEGRQAAARVDQYLLGDENDGTDGQEGLTKQQQGNRRQTVKT
- the LOC125213411 gene encoding glutamate synthase [NADH], amyloplastic isoform X2 translates to MLDWILGIHSRFSTNTFPSWDRAQPMRVLGHNGEINTLRGNVNWMRAREGLLKCKELGLSKTEMKKLLPIVDASSSDSGSFDGVLELLVRAGRSLPEAMMMMIPEAWQNDKNMDPDRRALYEYFSALMEPWDGPALISFTDGHYLGATLDRNGLRPGRFYVTHSGRVIMASEVGVVDIPPEDVARKGRLNPGMMLLVDFEKHVVVDDEALKQQYSLARPYGEWLKRQKLQLKDIVESVPESDRTPPTIAGVLPASSDDEDMENMGMHGILSPLKAFGYTVESLEMLLLPMAKDGIEALGSMGNDAPLAVMSNRGKLTFEYFKQMFAQVTNPPIDPIREKIVTSTECMIGPEGDLTETTEEQCHRLSLKGPLLTIDEMEAMKKMNYRGWKSKVLDITYSKDCGRKGLEETLDRICNEAHDAIKEGYTTLVLSDRAFSPKRVAVSSLLAVGAVHHHLVKKLERTRVALIIESAEPREVHHFCTLVGFGADAICPYLAVEAIWRLQVDGKIPPKPTGEFHSKDELVKKYYKASNYGMMKVLAKMGISTLASYKGAQIFEAVGLSSEVMERCFIGTPSRVEGATFEALALDALHLHELAFPTRALPPGSAEAIALPNPGDYHWRKGGEIHLNDPLAISKLQEAAKSNSVAAYKEYSNRVQELNKSCNLRGLLKFKEAEVKVPLEEVEPASVIVKRFCTGAMSYGSISLEAHTTLAEAMNQIGGKSNTGEGGEEPSRMEPLADGSRNPKRSSIKQVASGRFGVSSYYLTNADELQIKMAQGAKPGEGGELPGHKVIGDIAVTRNSTAGVGLISPPPHHDIYSIEDLAQLIHDLKNANPDARISVKLVSEAGVGVIASGVVKGHADHVLISGHDGGTGASRWTGIKSAGVPWELGLAETHQTLVANDLRGRTVLQTDGQLKTGRDVAVAALLGAEEFGFSTAPLITLGCIMMRKCHKNTCPVGIATQDPVLREKFAGEPEHVINFFFMLAEELREIMSQLGFRTLNEMVGRADMLELDKDVAKNNEKLKNIDLSLLLRPAADIRPDAAQYCVQKQDHGLDMALDNKLITLAKPALDKSVSVYIESPVCNVNRAVGTMLSHEVTKRYRMAGLPSDTIHIKLNGSAGQSLGAFLCPGITLELEGDSNDYVGKGLSGGRIIVYPPKGSNFDPKENIVIGNVALYGGTNGEAYFNGMAAERFAVRNSGVKAVVEGVGDHGCEYMTGGTVVVLGKTGRNFAAGMSGGIAYVLDVDSTFSSRCNQELVDLDPVEDEDDILMLRMMIQQHQRHTNSQLARDVLSDFDSLLKKFVKVFPRDYKRILANKKVDEISEKTAEVAAKEAEAEEEAELKEKDAFEELKKMAAASINETPQVEEQEPEKRPTRVPDAVKHRGFVAYEREGVSYRDPTVRMNDWNEVMEESKPGPLLKTQSARCMDCGTPFCHQENSGCPLGNKIPEFNELVYQNRWREALDRLLETNNFPEFTGRVCPAPCEGSCVLGIIENPVSIKSIECSIIDKAFEEGWMVPQPPQTRSGKRVAIVGSGPAGLAAADQLNKKGHSVTVFERADRIGGLMMYGVPNMKTDKIDVVQRRVNLMEKEGVKFVVNANVGKDPLYSIDQLREEHDAIVLAVGATKPRDLPVPGRDLSGVHFAMEFLHANTKSLLDSNLQDGKYISAKGKKVVVIGGGDTGTDCIGTSIRHGCTSIVNLELLPKPPATRAPGNPWPQWPRVFRVDYGHQEAATKFGQDPRSYEVLTKRFIGDENGTLKGLEVVRVSWEKDASGRFQFKEVEGSEEIIEADLVLLAMGFLGPEETVADKLGVDKDNRSNFKADYGRFSTNVEGVFAAGDCRRGQSLVVWAISEGRQAAARVDQYLLGDENDGTDGQEGLTKQQQGNRRQTVKT
- the LOC125213411 gene encoding glutamate synthase 1 [NADH], chloroplastic isoform X1; translated protein: MSAVSGSGVHVRGGGMMKPVCAPSHQLNVVAALSRRVRVPRAFASKHRMVNLDNRFVNGTKLRSSAGMERMQFWQADGLGRSPKLRFVAKNSMSQVPEKPLGLYDPAFDKDSCGVGFVAELSGESSRKTVTDAIEMLVRMTHRGACGCETNTGDGAGILVGVPHEFYREAAKDAGFELPPPGEYAVGMFFLPVSDSRREQSKIVFTKVAESLGHSVLGWRLVPTDNSGLGKSALQTEPVIEQVFLTATPRSKADFEQQMYILRRISMVAIRAALNLQHGGVRDFYICSLSSRTVVYKGQLKPEQLKEYYYADLGNERFTSYMALIHSRFSTNTFPSWDRAQPMRVLGHNGEINTLRGNVNWMRAREGLLKCKELGLSKTEMKKLLPIVDASSSDSGSFDGVLELLVRAGRSLPEAMMMMIPEAWQNDKNMDPDRRALYEYFSALMEPWDGPALISFTDGHYLGATLDRNGLRPGRFYVTHSGRVIMASEVGVVDIPPEDVARKGRLNPGMMLLVDFEKHVVVDDEALKQQYSLARPYGEWLKRQKLQLKDIVESVPESDRTPPTIAGVLPASSDDEDMENMGMHGILSPLKAFGYTVESLEMLLLPMAKDGIEALGSMGNDAPLAVMSNRGKLTFEYFKQMFAQVTNPPIDPIREKIVTSTECMIGPEGDLTETTEEQCHRLSLKGPLLTIDEMEAMKKMNYRGWKSKVLDITYSKDCGRKGLEETLDRICNEAHDAIKEGYTTLVLSDRAFSPKRVAVSSLLAVGAVHHHLVKKLERTRVALIIESAEPREVHHFCTLVGFGADAICPYLAVEAIWRLQVDGKIPPKPTGEFHSKDELVKKYYKASNYGMMKVLAKMGISTLASYKGAQIFEAVGLSSEVMERCFIGTPSRVEGATFEALALDALHLHELAFPTRALPPGSAEAIALPNPGDYHWRKGGEIHLNDPLAISKLQEAAKSNSVAAYKEYSNRVQELNKSCNLRGLLKFKEAEVKVPLEEVEPASVIVKRFCTGAMSYGSISLEAHTTLAEAMNQIGGKSNTGEGGEEPSRMEPLADGSRNPKRSSIKQVASGRFGVSSYYLTNADELQIKMAQGAKPGEGGELPGHKVIGDIAVTRNSTAGVGLISPPPHHDIYSIEDLAQLIHDLKNANPDARISVKLVSEAGVGVIASGVVKGHADHVLISGHDGGTGASRWTGIKSAGVPWELGLAETHQTLVANDLRGRTVLQTDGQLKTGRDVAVAALLGAEEFGFSTAPLITLGCIMMRKCHKNTCPVGIATQDPVLREKFAGEPEHVINFFFMLAEELREIMSQLGFRTLNEMVGRADMLELDKDVAKNNEKLKNIDLSLLLRPAADIRPDAAQYCVQKQDHGLDMALDNKLITLAKPALDKSVSVYIESPVCNVNRAVGTMLSHEVTKRYRMAGLPSDTIHIKLNGSAGQSLGAFLCPGITLELEGDSNDYVGKGLSGGRIIVYPPKGSNFDPKENIVIGNVALYGGTNGEAYFNGMAAERFAVRNSGVKAVVEGVGDHGCEYMTGGTVVVLGKTGRNFAAGMSGGIAYVLDVDSTFSSRCNQELVDLDPVEDEDDILMLRMMIQQHQRHTNSQLARDVLSDFDSLLKKFVKVFPRDYKRILANKKVDEISEKTAEVAAKEAEAEEEAELKEKDAFEELKKMAAASINETPQVEEQEPEKRPTRVPDAVKHRGFVAYEREGVSYRDPTVRMNDWNEVMEESKPGPLLKTQSARCMDCGTPFCHQENSGCPLGNKIPEFNELVYQNRWREALDRLLETNNFPEFTGRVCPAPCEGSCVLGIIENPVSIKSIECSIIDKAFEEGWMVPQPPQTRSGKRVAIVGSGPAGLAAADQLNKKGHSVTVFERADRIGGLMMYGVPNMKTDKIDVVQRRVNLMEKEGVKFVVNANVGKDPLYSIDQLREEHDAIVLAVGATKPRDLPVPGRDLSGVHFAMEFLHANTKSLLDSNLQDGKYISAKGKKVVVIGGGDTGTDCIGTSIRHGCTSIVNLELLPKPPATRAPGNPWPQWPRVFRVDYGHQEAATKFGQDPRSYEVLTKRFIGDENGTLKGLEVVRVSWEKDASGRFQFKEVEGSEEIIEADLVLLAMGFLGPEETVADKLGVDKDNRSNFKADYGRFSTNVEGVFAAGDCRRGQSLVVWAISEGRQAAARVDQYLLGDENDGTDGQEGLTKQQQGNRRQTVKT
- the LOC125213411 gene encoding glutamate synthase 1 [NADH], chloroplastic isoform X4, with translation MSAVSGSGVHVRGGGMMKPVCAPSHQLNVVAALSRRVRVPRAFASKHRMVNLDNRFVNGTKLRSSAGMERMQFWQADGLGRSPKLRFVAKNSMSQVPEKPLGLYDPAFDKDSCGVGFVAELSGESSRKTVTDAIEMLVRMTHRGACGCETNTGDGAGILVGVPHEFYREAAKDAGFELPPPGEYAVGMFFLPVSDSRREQSKIVFTKVAESLGHSVLGWRLVPTDNSGLGKSALQTEPVIEQVFLTATPRSKADFEQQMYILRRISMVAIRAALNLQHGGVRDFYICSLSSRTVVYKGQLKPEQLKEYYYADLGNERFTSYMALIHSRFSTNTFPSWDRAQPMRVLGHNGEINTLRGNVNWMRAREGLLKCKELGLSKTEMKKLLPIVDASSSDSGSFDGVLELLVRAGRSLPEAMMMMIPEAWQNDKNMDPDRRALYEYFSALMEPWDGPALISFTDGHYLGATLDRNGLRPGRFYVTHSGRVIMASEVGVVDIPPEDVARKGRLNPGMMLLVDFEKHVVVDDEALKQQYSLARPYGEWLKRQKLQLKDIVESVPESDRTPPTIAGVLPASSDDEDMENMGMHGILSPLKAFGYTVESLEMLLLPMAKDGIEALGSMGNDAPLAVMSNRGKLTFEYFKQMFAQVTNPPIDPIREKIVTSTECMIGPEGDLTETTEEQCHRLSLKGPLLTIDEMEAMKKMNYRGWKSKVLDITYSKDCGRKGLEETLDRICNEAHDAIKEGYTTLVLSDRAFSPKRVAVSSLLAVGAVHHHLVKKLERTRVALIIESAEPREVHHFCTLVGFGADAICPYLAVEAIWRLQVDGKIPPKPTGEFHSKDELVKKYYKASNYGMMKVLAKMGISTLASYKGAQIFEAVGLSSEVMERCFIGTPSRVEGATFEALALDALHLHELAFPTRALPPGSAEAIALPNPGDYHWRKGGEIHLNDPLAISKLQEAAKSNSVAAYKEYSNRVQELNKSCNLRGLLKFKEAEVKVPLEEVEPASVIVKRFCTGAMSYGSISLEAHTTLAEAMNQIGGKSNTGEGGEEPSRMEPLADGSRNPKRSSIKQVASGRFGVSSYYLTNADELQIKMAQGAKPGEGGELPGHKVIGDIAVTRNSTAGVGLISPPPHHDIYSIEDLAQLIHDLKNANPDARISVKLVSEAGVGVIASGVVKGHADHVLISGHDGGTGASRWTGIKSAGVPWELGLAETHQTLVANDLRGRTVLQTDGQLKTGRDVAVAALLGAEEFGFSTAPLITLGCIMMRKCHKNTCPVGIATQDPVLREKFAGEPEHVINFFFMLAEELREIMSQLGFRTLNEMVGRADMLELDKDVAKNNEKLKNIDLSLLLRPAADIRPDAAQYCVQKQDHGLDMALDNKLITLAKPALDKSVSVYIESPVCNVNRAVGTMLSHEVTKRYRMAGLPSDTIHIKLNGSAGQSLGAFLCPGITLELEGDSNDYVGKGLSGGRIIVYPPKGSNFDPKENIVIGNVALYGGTNGEAYFNGMAAERFAVRNSGVKAVVEGVGDHGCEYMTGGTVVVLGKTGRNFAAGMSGGIAYVLDVDSTFSSRCNQELVDLDPVEDEDDILMLRMMIQQHQRHTNSQLARDVLSDFDSLLKKFVKVFPRDYKRILANKKVDEISEKTAEVAAKEAEAEEEAELKEKDAFEELKKMAAASINETPQVEEQEPEKRPTRVPDAVKHRGFVAYEREGVSYRDPTVRMNDWNEVMEESKPGPLLKTQSARCMDCGTPFCHQENSGCPLGNKIPEFNELVYQNRWREALDRLLETNNFPEFTGRVCPAPCEGSCVLGIIENPVSIKSIECSIIDKAFEEGWMVPQPPQTRSGCGI